In the Arachis ipaensis cultivar K30076 chromosome B04, Araip1.1, whole genome shotgun sequence genome, ctaagagatATAAGGTGTGAGGAATAAATGAGTACCAGAGGGGGCTTGGGGCTCCCCTTTATATAGGCGAtggtaattatcttatcttatcttatttggttaagataagggaggtatttgaatttgattgttagTTAGAAGCTCTAGTGGGCCAGTTCCAGGCCTTCTAGAAGGGCAAAGCAGATCGGACCCTGGTAACTGGGTTCGGGAACCGTTCCGGGTATAGGATCCATAACACTAATAATAAATGTATTTTATTCTGTCAACAAAAGATCATAATCATATAACAACCAAGAAACAAAATTCTACCAAAAATAGAGGTTATTGCAAATAATCTCTGCACTACACTGATTCACCGAAAGATTAGGTCAAGTAAATTAATCGCATAATGGTACaactcaaatttaatttgttctgTATAAACAAGTCAAAACAAAGAAGGTACACTATTCACTTTGAATCGTATTTTATTCAATTTTCACTCTTACTAACTTGAGTGTCGGACTGCTTTTGCAAGTGTCCACCGCCGTCATTCCTCTTAAAATCGAGGTATACCTCATCCGTCTCAGGTGAAGGCAAGCTCAACCTTGGACAGACGCAGAAACATTTTAGCGTCCATCGTGGGCCGAGTTTATTTAACCCCACCATTATTTCTTCTACTTGTTTTACCCTATTTTGCAGGTTATAATCAATGGCAGAAGAACGAAATAATTCACCACCTCCTCTTTTTGTTGAGATCAAACTGttaaatcaaaaacagaatgtcCGAAGTAATGAGGAAGAACAAGATCACACCTCGAAAATCAAGACTGCGGTGAATCTCGATCATGGTTGGTGAGCAAAtttcacctcctcctcctccaacaACTCAAGTCGAGTTATTAGCTATGAACATTATGCTACAAGTCAAAGTCCAAAGAATGGCCGACCTATTAGCTCATAATGatgatatataaattatttttataatctaTTTATTCTAAAAATACTTGCTACTCAACCTTATTTTTTTCATGTCTTATCTAATATAAcattacaaataaaattaaaattaattgtgATGCCTTTACAAATAACTTGATTAATGTATAAATAAAAATGATACAAAAAATAtaaacttttattattttctattatttacttttatatttttgcatCTTATATCTTCACTGATTAATTGATCTTTGCACTTATTATTAATTATTGAAGGTTGATAAAACTTCAAATCAAGAGCATAAGCATTACTCATTGATCATCTCTTAGCAATTTTTTAATTCCGACTCATATATTTAGTTTATTCACCATACAatcctaaaattataatttaaaaataaatgtcATTAATCTTATTATCAATTATTGGAATAGTTTGTTTATAAACAAGTTGTTTTCTTTGACTCTCTGACATTGTTTTGTCTCTCCTGATTTTTTCATCACTTTGTTGATATAAATAGTACTATTATATCTatgtattataaaaaaaatcacgTAAACAAGTAACGAAAGCACAGACAAggattcaaatttaattttctttcccaACCAAGGTCATCGGCATCACATTGAGCAAGACCTCGCAACTCAGTACAAATTCTTTCAAATTTCTTGCAACTGACAAGGGTAATGACACTTTTAATTTACGAGAAAGTATAGGGGTCAATGGAGTATCTGTATAATGTGTACAGTGGGGTTTAGAGATGTTTCAGTAagatatcagatgtttattatccttgGTAcacggatggttattctagatagtatgagtGTATTATGTCtgagaaattagtagtattttatcctggatgttcattttttaactcatattggaccaaataaataactcattgtacacattgtacaaatactccATTGACTCCCCAGCGAGATTCTTAATTTAGTTTTTAGTGAAAAAGCATAAAAGCAAAACTACTTCTTATTCTTATGAACACAATACAATacatttcttattctttttaaattgaGCTATATGCATTGCAAGATTCCTCTAGTTGTTTTTACATTATTAATTCTAgtcatttctattttatttttcaattgcaTTTTGAATGCGCAAtgttcatgttttggttttggtgatAGTGAGTATCTGTTTAAGTTTAGATCTTCAccttgtaattttattttatctaattatattccttttacataattaaaagtgtctgaaaattttttttattgcgtttgtttttttaaagaaatttatTATTACCATAAAAAGGGATAAAAATAAAGTGGTTGggctttttttttggaaaaattaaGGTTTTCAATTATTTGACAGTTGCATTATGACAATGATGGCCAAAACTAAAGAACGTTAGTAACTTAATTTATtggattaattttttaattactttaTAATGACTTTCGAATAGTTTTTTAAACCTTTGcttaaaatacaattatatttTTAGTAAATTGATCGATAGTCTGTGTACATGCCTTAGTTTTTATTAGGTGCTCTAATATTTCATAATTTTAGTCATGTATTCATTATAATAGGTATATGTTCATGTAAGTGTTTTTTCTTGCAATTTGTTTATATAAACCATTAGTTAACCATACACCTCAGCTATATTCTTCAAGAGTTACAATGTATTATATGGTGGAATGTTAGAATTTTTATTTCcaccatctttttcttcttcttatgttTGATGTTTAAATTCATGGTAATACCTTGAAAATTGATTTGTTCAGTTTGCACACGTAGACACTTAACGACCATGTGTACGAATTAACGTTTTATATCAGCAGTCATTGTTAGTAATTAACAAAAAAGTAACACTACCCAGAAcactaaaataaagaaaagaagaaaaagaataaagagccaacctcaaaggaatgtGAAACTAAAAAGGGCACTTCAACAACAAGACACTGACGATCCAAGAACCTCCAACGAGCGAAGGAAAAATTTCTAGGCAAGAAATTCAAAATGATAAAATGAAGAAGGTTATGgagaatttttttttagaaaaaatgaacAGTGCAAACGTTTTAGGAAGagcgaaaaagaagaaagagaaaaagaattggGTATTTATAAGGCACTAAGTGCAAGGGAGTAATTTCCTACCCCTCATTTATGACGCACGATTACCAAAGTAACCATAGAGGTAACGTGCGCGAAGAGGCGCAATatttcaaattttccaaaaaatATGTTAAGTACCCGACCTATTCCTGAAAGGCGGTATACCCGAGTGACGTGTCAACACTcgaaagaacatgcaaaatttaCAAATGTTTGAACCCGACCTCATAAAAGCTCGAATTTAAGtagggacactgttcatacctAACCTCAAAATGCCTCCCCTATACCTACCCGATCTCGTGAAGATCGGGCGTGACGACAACAGTTCAACTCTACTTATCTAAATGAATAATTAACTCCTAAGATATCTCACACTTATCTAGAAGGGAGATCTCAACAACTTCCCTAGGAAAAAAGGAACGAAtatccaccattaaaggtggaatTCCTCTTAAAAGTTGATTAtctttctactataaatacactgacactcttAGGTATATTCAGAACTGaatctacaaaaaacctgcttgaactcttgctaacttaagtattggAGTCTCTTGCtggtaccacccccacctcctcacgagaaacTCGAACGACAGCACCTCGACACCAATTGAAGTCTGTCGTTGTCCCAAAAAGAGTTTAAACCTCACGTTCAAGCCCAAATCACCGTTTCAGGTAACCATTGGAACAATACTATATACTTCTCAACTTCTAAACCTGTTGCAAACCCACCGCAAACTCTTGCTCTAATGCGCAACCAACATGCGGTTTTTTATTTTGGGATTTTGGATATGGAGTTTTACGTATAAATAACAATGTCACACAATTATGTAACTTTTTAGAATTTGCTACCTCATCTCCTTCATTAGCTAACTAAGCATTTTCAAGGACTAATTTATTGTTCGCGTCTTTAGGACTTATTCAATGAATCTTTGAGTTTGTTTGGAAACCATTTAACATGAGAAAAGAATTCTATTTCCATTAAGAAAAGAATTCATTtctatttgaaattcaattttatgATTTGGAATAACTATAATATATTAATGGAATAGAATTCAAGTTTGAAGAGTGTGAGAGTTGATTTGGAAATCAGACCCATTTTGGTCTGATTTACAAATGAAGAAAAAATGGGAATTAGAATTCTCAAAGGAATTCAAATTATTCATTTTTAGTTGTTCCAAAGCAAGAACCAGAATTCAACTCTTGAGTAAATTCTAATTCCTAGCATTCCAAACAAGCTCTTTTGGATACCATTTTAGGAGAGATTTAGATAACATTTTAGAAGTGAACTTTAAAACAAAAGAATATCATCATGTAAACTAGATATTATGCTTTGAAGTTTAATTTTTTGACTTTCAAAAGAATAGTATCGAGTGGTCAATATCAAATCTTTCAAGGAGACAACGAGGTTTTAACTTTTAACCATTTCTAAAGAGTAGAAAATActcactttttatttttgatattggaTTAGTAGTGATATTTTTCTAGATTACGTACTGTTAGAATATTAATCTCAGATGTAAAACCGTTTAATTTGAGATACAAAATATTTAGAAGGTAAAGagataaactaaaaaaattttaaaacgtgCAAATCGGACCATCTATCATTCTCTCCTTTCCGTGCCATAATAAGCAAAAAAATTAGCTGGGAACACTACCAAAAAAATGTTGATCACGATTCAATCTAGTAAATCTACTAAACCAATACTGATTAATGCTTATTTGAATGTCATGTAGCTTCCGGAAAAAAAAAGCgcccttttttttattaaaattcctTTTGTTATATATGTTTAGGTAATTTTTATCCCAGTAAAAATAGATTCACTCAAAAAATACATAAGAGCGTCTTTTTCTTAATTCTACACGGCTATCTTGCCATAGCGGCTTACATTTCTCCCTGAAATTCTGAAAACAATTTTGCTGAATTGCAAGCAGAAAGAAGCATTACCGTACAAAATTCCTGATTTTTTCACAATAAAGTGGTGAGACAAATTCGTAGTCTACTTGAGAAACTCATGAAACATACAAGCACACAAGGCATCAGTCATAAAATTTCTACAGCTTCATTAAGTTAATAAGAGCTCAACTGCTAGGATGATCATGAGGATATCTTCAACTTATCTGATCACTCGGCAGTGTCTTCAGGTTCTTTGAATTTCTTCACTGATTTTCCCCAGACATCTAAAACAGCAGCACGCTGTAATTCTTTCGCTGTCACCGTGGTAATGCAAAAACGTGAGAAAAAATAGATCATCAGCTTTCTGATGTCTGAAAATATGTGATGCTTGCTAAAACTGAAACAGTAGTTGCTGAAACATTTTTATGGATATGAATGCACATAAGCAGGTTGGGGATGCTAACTGACAGCAGCAACTATGAATAAATGCAAAACTATATGTAAATCTTGTCCACATGACCACATACTACCACCCACGTTCTAGAATTACTGATCCTAGGAATgacatatatttaaaaaataaataaataaagtaaagaagaaaaagaaaagcaaaatggAGCAGTTGACTTTAAAGAGCATCAACTATAATTCTAACTAAAGGGAGGAGGAAGAATAATACATCTACAAGTAAAAAGTTgacaaaatcctaaaaaaagcATAATACAATACAGCACGAGCAGATAAGTATAACAGCAATGACAGTGCATTTTGTTTCAGCATATCTGCTTTTAGCTTTTTTTCGATGATTAGCATCATTTGAGCCAATGTCCAACTCCACATCACATGTAGATAACATTGTTTAGCATCAACCAAGCCcccaatgaaaaaagaaaaaaaataagcaaaaagatTCCATTACCTTCCTCTAGTGATAGCTGAATTGATCTCTTCTCCAGCTCTACAGCATGTCTGCTAAGTTCCACAGAGGAAAGTGATCGAAGCACTGTCAAAAGACATTGTTAGCCGTCcacaaattcaataatttaataacAAAGCAGTTAAGGGATTATTTTATGGTTTCTGGACATACTTTGGATATATTCTTCTTGGTCAGAGTGGTCTAGTTTCCTTAAAAACATCTGCAATTGTTGGTATCGCTCCTCCCAATGCACACTTTTCAATCCCTTTGGATTACCACTGGCAGGGCCAGAAGAAGCTGTCATATAATTCGACTCAACCGGTGGTAGCCTCAAGGGAGATTTCCCAAGAGAAATAGGAACCGAAGGCTTTCTGGATGAGCTCATTGAAGAAGTCATTGGAAAAGGTGCAAATGCTGGAAAACATGAAACCTTTGGTGCCTTTATCAGAGGCTTTAGTTGAGCAGTCTCCTGTTCACAACAAAGCTGGCTCAAATGCTGACAATAAGCATTAATACTTGGATTTTCGCAAGCAGTGCTCTTGCCCAATTCTGCCTCTGATTTTCTGCGAACATACACAAGATGTCCATTTGCAGCATTATTTCCAGTAGATTGTTGAATAAGGTGATTCACTGGGAAATCAGGCAAGAGTCTCTTGGAGCCAGAAACACTATTAGAATCAGGACCAGCATCTCTATCCTTCAACAATGAGGAGCTTACAAAGGTGGGCTTTGTCATTTTATTATCACTCTGTAGATCTCTCAGAGCTGTCTTCCTTACGGCAACTTCCAGCTGGTTATCACAATTAGGCAAGTCCATTTTAGAATTGCTCAGACCATACTCACAAAATTGGAATATATACTTTGTCGAACCATTTCCTGTTGTCCTGCAAAAGGTACATATTAGTAGTTGAAAGAATAATCTACTTTTAAATCATATCAAGAAATAGCTTTTTAAAACCAAAGTAACCTAGATAATTATGCAGAGGAATCTGTGTTTCTGCAAATAATTGCATGTGTCAGCTCTCAGGATTACCACATGCTCTATAATTGCTAAACAGGGAATTAATTTAAGACTTTAGACATAGATTATCAGACATCATGTCCACAGCATGCAGACAAGGCATGAAGAAAGGTTTAGTTGTTTCAATGACTTCAATCTTTTTGTTCATGGGAAATGAATAGATCCTCTTCTTTCATGTACTGATAATTGTTGAGACAATACACAGGTACAGTGGATCAAGTGCAGGATTAATATCTAAGGTGGTCTGAACATGTGCGAAAAAGGCCCGTACAAGCCCCAATGAGACCTAGTTAATACAATCTACCTATTGAGACATGACTTAATTGTTGTTCCACTGATATTAGATTGAGTTAATAGAAATGCTAATAACCCCACCCAAAAAAATGAAAGTCTCGCTTGAATCCCTTATGTATAACATTAGGGAGGCCAAGTCCTTTGAAATATATTTGAAGCGAATATGAGAAAGTTTAAAACCTGCTTTAATTCCCACTTTCTATAGCTCTGCATAATCTACTTTAAAATGGCTGGCATTGTCATCAATAATGTAGCCATTCATTTTTTGTTTTGTACACATATAGCCACTTATTAGAACCCCCTGTGATGTTGGTGTAGTTATTGTCACGaaaaaccactcatcccaaatgCTTAAGCTGATAGGagaaggtaacactaatggttatatctctaacaatTATCCTTGCCGTTGTTACGTTAACCCAGGCATCTCCTTTACCATGTATAGCATAATCAATAGATCAATGACGAAAACAACAAGTCATCTTGTTTAACTAGATGAAGTTGGCTACACACATCAAACATCATAATGTTCTATCGTAAATAAATCATGGTTATATTTCAACTTAACAACAATAATCAATGATGGAAAAAGGCTTGATTGGCTCTGATCAATACCATCCAAAAGTGCTTGCTTCATCCATTCGTGACATCACATTATTGGCCTCATATATATAACTGAGTAAGATTATTAGGTTTACGGTGAATGTGCTTTTCGCTATCTGATTTGAAGTGTAAAATCTCTCAAACAAAAAGAATATTTGTTATAGAAGAAATAGATCTTATGTAAGGTTATAAGCCTAGCCTATGATAGGCAATAGAAGCAAATAACACGTTGAGCTAGTCTATACAACGCAAGAGAACTCCATAGCAATTCACAATCCCCTAATGAAACGACCTACTCTTGATGTACTCAACCCCTACAGTTGATAGGTGCACTAAGTCCATTCATGATTTGAATCCGTCGGGATAGATCCTCCCATGCCAGTAGTTTAGTTCACTCACTTGAGGCAAGGGAGTAACTCATCAGATCTTGTGATGCACTAGGAGGGAATCAACCAAGCTAGGAAGAACCCTTTCAAGTCTTCAGGCCACAAAGTTGTTTGCCAAT is a window encoding:
- the LOC107638324 gene encoding uncharacterized protein LOC107638324 isoform X2 codes for the protein MDLPNCDNQLEVAVRKTALRDLQSDNKMTKPTFVSSSLLKDRDAGPDSNSVSGSKRLLPDFPVNHLIQQSTGNNAANGHLVYVRRKSEAELGKSTACENPSINAYCQHLSQLCCEQETAQLKPLIKAPKVSCFPAFAPFPMTSSMSSSRKPSVPISLGKSPLRLPPVESNYMTASSGPASGNPKGLKSVHWEERYQQLQMFLRKLDHSDQEEYIQMLRSLSSVELSRHAVELEKRSIQLSLEEAKELQRAAVLDVWGKSVKKFKEPEDTAE
- the LOC107638324 gene encoding uncharacterized protein LOC107638324 isoform X1, which translates into the protein MTNTQHLPSAAFATTPPISLDADCTGNGSTKYIFQFCEYGLSNSKMDLPNCDNQLEVAVRKTALRDLQSDNKMTKPTFVSSSLLKDRDAGPDSNSVSGSKRLLPDFPVNHLIQQSTGNNAANGHLVYVRRKSEAELGKSTACENPSINAYCQHLSQLCCEQETAQLKPLIKAPKVSCFPAFAPFPMTSSMSSSRKPSVPISLGKSPLRLPPVESNYMTASSGPASGNPKGLKSVHWEERYQQLQMFLRKLDHSDQEEYIQMLRSLSSVELSRHAVELEKRSIQLSLEEAKELQRAAVLDVWGKSVKKFKEPEDTAE